A section of the Paenibacillus odorifer genome encodes:
- a CDS encoding ABC transporter ATP-binding protein: protein MIISLQHLSLRREESLILDDVSLEVKEGENWVILGRNGSGKTTILEIMTGYLFPSKGTVEVLGNKYGQCDLREVRKEIGYIGPSLMEKMSLNDPVWEVVATGAYAYLRFYESIPHEVKEKAIRLLEDMNLGNMALHPFGTLSQGERKKAMLARCLMADPKLLIMDEPCAGLDLYEREKMLAEVDKLRQRNVSVVYVTHHVEEIVPLFTHVALIRDGKLAGSGPKEEVLTKEMILATYDIPVDVEWDSGRPWIKIRPGGKTI from the coding sequence ATGATCATTTCATTACAACATTTATCTCTGCGCAGAGAAGAAAGCCTAATCTTGGACGATGTGTCCTTAGAAGTTAAGGAAGGCGAAAACTGGGTCATTTTGGGACGGAATGGTTCTGGCAAAACAACAATTTTGGAGATTATGACAGGTTATTTATTCCCTAGCAAAGGAACTGTTGAGGTATTGGGGAATAAATATGGTCAATGTGATTTACGCGAGGTTCGTAAAGAAATTGGTTATATTGGTCCTTCCTTAATGGAGAAGATGTCTTTAAATGATCCGGTGTGGGAGGTTGTCGCTACAGGAGCTTACGCTTATTTGCGTTTCTACGAGAGCATTCCACACGAAGTGAAGGAGAAGGCAATCCGCTTGCTAGAGGATATGAATCTGGGCAATATGGCACTTCATCCTTTTGGAACCTTGTCACAGGGAGAGCGAAAAAAAGCAATGCTGGCAAGATGTCTTATGGCTGACCCCAAACTACTGATTATGGACGAGCCTTGTGCAGGTCTTGATCTGTACGAAAGAGAAAAAATGCTGGCTGAAGTAGATAAGCTAAGACAACGTAATGTCTCCGTTGTTTATGTAACTCATCATGTGGAAGAAATTGTCCCGCTTTTTACACATGTTGCTTTAATTCGCGACGGTAAGCTAGCTGGTTCCGGACCGAAAGAAGAAGTATTAACCAAAGAAATGATCTTGGCCACCTATGATATTCCTGTTGATGTAGAATGGGATAGCGGTCGTCCCTGGATTAAAATTAGACCTGGAGGCAAAACGATTTGA
- a CDS encoding cyclic-phosphate processing receiver domain-containing protein: protein MIHIYMDDLRKGPLGFALARTTEECLLMLRECEVGILSLDYDMGPDDYSGGEVARRIVLEGLYPCEIYLHTSSVLGRKEMYEILYAAKPEGMRLFNGPLSSDKLQDIAGEMGLK from the coding sequence GTGATTCATATCTATATGGACGATCTCCGTAAAGGTCCGCTTGGATTTGCTTTAGCCCGGACAACAGAAGAATGTCTTCTGATGCTGCGTGAGTGTGAGGTCGGTATTTTATCGTTAGATTATGATATGGGACCGGATGATTATTCAGGTGGGGAAGTGGCTAGACGGATTGTTCTGGAAGGACTGTACCCCTGTGAAATCTATCTACACACCTCCAGCGTTTTAGGGAGAAAAGAAATGTATGAAATCTTATACGCGGCTAAACCTGAGGGGATGCGCTTGTTTAATGGTCCCCTGAGTTCTGATAAGCTTCAAGATATCGCTGGGGAGATGGGACTAAAATGA
- a CDS encoding response regulator transcription factor: protein MSEQLIWYMSEGNERGEEERIAIEKVFNDIGLQITKSEDPEDLRLSISEVEPVLLVADLGEVGTWEGWKIISAVRDEGMILPVMVISEELSGNGAVAAFLAGGNDFMSKPLHTGEFKCRILNLLTLTGRRRNLKHLLKVDGLMLDPSRRLVTREGIELKMTHKEFDLLYYLAANRGIICSREEILKQVWGYQFHADTNVVDVYIRHIRLKIDKGYRNKLIHTVRGTGYVMRVPEGSTTS, encoded by the coding sequence GTGAGTGAGCAACTGATATGGTATATGTCTGAGGGAAACGAAAGAGGAGAAGAAGAGCGAATCGCTATAGAAAAAGTGTTTAATGATATCGGTCTGCAAATAACAAAAAGCGAAGATCCCGAAGATCTTCGCTTATCCATTTCTGAAGTAGAACCGGTATTGCTGGTTGCTGATTTAGGCGAGGTGGGAACATGGGAAGGATGGAAAATCATTTCCGCAGTAAGAGATGAGGGAATGATTCTTCCGGTCATGGTGATTTCCGAAGAGTTATCGGGTAACGGAGCGGTTGCGGCCTTTTTAGCCGGGGGGAATGATTTTATGTCAAAACCACTACATACCGGTGAATTCAAATGTAGAATTCTAAATTTATTAACCCTCACGGGTCGGCGTCGAAATTTAAAACATCTGTTAAAGGTGGATGGTTTAATGCTCGATCCCAGCCGCAGGCTGGTCACCCGTGAAGGGATCGAGCTTAAGATGACGCATAAAGAATTCGATCTTCTATATTATCTCGCTGCGAATCGAGGGATTATATGTTCCCGCGAGGAAATACTCAAACAAGTATGGGGATATCAATTCCATGCAGATACCAATGTTGTAGATGTATACATCAGGCATATCCGCTTAAAGATTGATAAAGGGTACCGGAACAAGTTAATTCACACTGTTCGCGGAACAGGATATGTAATGAGGGTGCCCGAAGGCAGCACCACATCCTGA
- a CDS encoding low molecular weight protein-tyrosine-phosphatase: MVNVLFVCLGNICRSPMAEAVLRHKIDEQELSHKILVDSAGTGDWHIGKEPHEGTRRILDQNMISYANMAARLVSSEDFQKFDYIVCMDKSNGENVRKVPGGEEAKLLFFMDLLPEEELREVPDPYFTGNFEQVYDLINAGCDVLLEMVIREKL, translated from the coding sequence ATCGTAAACGTGCTATTTGTATGTCTGGGTAATATTTGTCGCTCACCAATGGCGGAGGCAGTTCTGCGCCATAAGATTGATGAACAAGAGCTTTCACATAAGATTCTGGTTGACAGTGCGGGAACTGGAGATTGGCATATTGGTAAGGAACCGCATGAAGGGACTAGACGTATACTTGATCAAAACATGATTAGTTATGCAAATATGGCAGCGCGTTTGGTCAGTAGCGAGGATTTTCAGAAGTTTGATTATATCGTTTGTATGGACAAGTCTAATGGAGAGAATGTTCGAAAGGTTCCTGGTGGGGAAGAGGCTAAGCTTTTGTTCTTCATGGATTTATTGCCTGAGGAAGAATTGAGAGAAGTGCCAGACCCTTATTTTACAGGGAATTTTGAGCAGGTATATGATTTAATCAATGCAGGCTGTGACGTTTTGCTTGAAATGGTGATAAGAGAAAAGCTGTAA
- a CDS encoding thioredoxin family protein: MKEMNEADLLEILTRPGEPLVVFLHTPLCGTCKATERMLEVAAHLLPAELQMVAGNVNMLPNLVQQYRITSVPALLVASADRIEDPHIYYSMVSVERILEYIRSVIS, from the coding sequence ATGAAGGAAATGAACGAAGCGGATTTACTGGAGATACTCACGAGACCGGGAGAACCGCTGGTAGTGTTTTTGCATACTCCGCTGTGTGGTACCTGTAAGGCAACAGAACGCATGTTGGAAGTGGCGGCACATCTGTTGCCTGCTGAACTCCAAATGGTTGCTGGAAATGTGAACATGTTGCCTAATCTGGTACAACAATACCGTATTACCAGTGTTCCTGCTCTACTAGTGGCTTCTGCTGACCGGATAGAGGATCCGCATATTTATTATTCAATGGTTTCAGTTGAGCGGATTCTGGAATACATAAGGAGTGTTATATCATGA
- a CDS encoding SAM-dependent methyltransferase yields the protein MNELRHDNEEQTTAPEEIVYSRYICTANHGFAPYAQEELRRLFGAVKSTLLLPGEIFLATLQSEPEEVSRLLTQNLPIFLRHIQPVQFQDEGTMEALQRLAVYLSRRSELEGEKVSLNVRKGDPSFWQESPGELREWLQEQLQSLGAEFTVQDPAWVISVYADGNALYAGVSRPEENLSGWNGGAIRFRKEDGQISRAKFKLMEAEKEFAIPFYSFRNALDIGASPGGWTSFLLERGMKVTAVDPALMHESLRNYPGLKILRKNAGEVKFRDNEFDLLVCDMSWSPKLMAKLVTGLLHSLSPGGTAIVTVKLMHKKPLAMIKEIIAMFEGERMQIQRAKQLFHNRDEITLYMIKY from the coding sequence TTGAACGAATTAAGACATGATAACGAAGAGCAGACCACTGCTCCGGAAGAAATAGTGTACTCCCGATATATTTGTACAGCTAATCACGGCTTTGCGCCATATGCTCAGGAAGAGCTTCGGCGCTTGTTCGGCGCAGTGAAGAGTACGCTGCTGTTGCCGGGAGAAATCTTTCTCGCCACCTTGCAGTCTGAACCCGAGGAAGTATCACGATTGCTCACACAGAATCTGCCCATTTTCCTTCGTCATATACAGCCTGTGCAGTTTCAGGATGAAGGAACCATGGAAGCACTACAGCGTTTGGCTGTGTATTTAAGCCGCCGCAGTGAGCTAGAGGGGGAGAAAGTATCCCTAAATGTTCGTAAAGGGGATCCTTCCTTCTGGCAGGAAAGTCCGGGCGAACTTCGTGAATGGCTGCAGGAGCAATTACAAAGCTTGGGTGCAGAATTTACAGTACAAGATCCGGCATGGGTCATTTCTGTCTACGCAGACGGGAATGCCTTATATGCAGGAGTTTCCAGACCAGAAGAGAATCTATCCGGCTGGAATGGCGGTGCAATCCGCTTCCGCAAAGAAGACGGACAAATCTCACGTGCTAAGTTCAAGCTGATGGAAGCGGAGAAGGAGTTCGCTATTCCTTTTTACAGCTTCCGTAATGCGCTTGATATTGGCGCCTCTCCAGGGGGCTGGACTTCTTTCTTGCTGGAGCGTGGAATGAAGGTAACAGCGGTTGACCCTGCTTTGATGCATGAATCGCTGCGTAATTACCCGGGTCTGAAGATCCTGCGCAAAAATGCCGGAGAAGTGAAATTCCGCGATAATGAATTTGATCTGCTTGTATGTGATATGAGCTGGAGTCCTAAGCTGATGGCAAAGCTTGTAACCGGGCTGCTGCACAGCCTGTCACCAGGCGGAACAGCGATTGTGACCGTAAAGCTGATGCATAAGAAACCTCTAGCGATGATCAAAGAGATCATTGCAATGTTTGAGGGCGAACGTATGCAGATTCAGCGGGCTAAGCAGCTGTTTCATAATCGTGACGAGATCACGCTTTATATGATTAAATACTAG
- a CDS encoding serine/threonine-protein kinase, whose product MNFASKLGVGQIMDARYRIIDQIGTGGMSIVYLAEDLRLKGKRWAVKESVSSATLHSDIEAEAEMLMGLDHPRLPRIVDYYLSDKEGYSYLVMDYIEGITLSQLMRDNPGPLPCEFILQIAKQLLEVLQYLHGHHPPIVYRDLKPSNLMLTKQKELMLIDFGIARNFRKGIAEDTVKLGTVGFAAPEQYGNGQSQPVSDLYGLGALLLYMATGGLCSHWESGMENKLRDQVPAAFIPIIRRLLRPHPEERYQEATAVIQALVHVEADMDEGNHSAVSVPLAVDKRKAKVIALLGVGPGLGTTHTSFAISSYLAQIGSTAWVDLSPDSSVYDRMHNLLDVQSASVPAESSESVFSWMKVHYWKRPHHGDVAELMRGAYQFVVLDLGTGGFDGALEEIKHSDIPILIASGADWRLEETLLWIRRKGLQPERDWRVGLPLAEQQSVELLRNSLGIDRVYNLPCQQDPFLQKGKLADVIAELLGDIKGERNDGKRRGFFLR is encoded by the coding sequence GTGAATTTTGCATCGAAGCTTGGGGTAGGGCAGATAATGGACGCCAGATACAGAATTATTGACCAGATTGGAACAGGTGGAATGAGTATTGTTTATCTTGCGGAGGATCTGCGTTTAAAGGGGAAACGTTGGGCTGTAAAAGAAAGTGTTAGCTCAGCAACGCTGCATTCGGACATTGAAGCGGAAGCGGAGATGCTAATGGGGCTGGATCACCCGCGGCTTCCACGTATTGTTGATTACTATCTTTCGGATAAAGAAGGGTATTCTTATTTAGTCATGGATTATATTGAAGGGATAACTTTAAGTCAGCTGATGAGGGATAATCCCGGACCTTTGCCTTGTGAATTCATCCTACAAATTGCTAAACAGCTTTTAGAAGTCCTGCAATATTTGCATGGTCATCATCCGCCCATTGTTTATCGTGATTTAAAGCCCTCCAATCTTATGTTAACTAAGCAAAAAGAATTAATGTTAATCGACTTCGGAATCGCTCGAAATTTTAGAAAAGGCATCGCTGAAGATACGGTGAAGCTTGGTACGGTAGGATTCGCGGCTCCTGAGCAGTATGGGAATGGGCAGAGTCAACCGGTTTCTGACTTATATGGTCTTGGTGCGTTGCTTTTATATATGGCTACCGGAGGATTATGCAGCCACTGGGAGTCAGGAATGGAAAATAAGTTGCGTGACCAAGTTCCCGCAGCTTTTATTCCGATAATTAGACGTTTATTACGGCCACATCCGGAGGAAAGATATCAGGAGGCAACAGCTGTTATTCAAGCACTGGTTCATGTGGAGGCTGATATGGATGAAGGTAATCATTCAGCAGTGTCTGTACCCCTAGCAGTTGACAAACGGAAAGCTAAAGTGATTGCCTTACTTGGAGTAGGGCCAGGACTTGGAACAACACATACTTCATTTGCGATTAGCAGTTATCTGGCACAGATTGGTTCAACAGCTTGGGTTGATCTATCACCGGATTCATCGGTTTATGATCGCATGCACAATTTGCTTGATGTGCAGAGCGCTTCAGTTCCTGCTGAGAGCTCTGAGTCTGTATTTTCCTGGATGAAGGTTCATTACTGGAAGCGACCTCACCATGGGGATGTAGCAGAGCTTATGAGAGGGGCTTATCAATTTGTGGTATTAGATCTGGGCACGGGTGGATTTGATGGAGCGCTGGAAGAAATCAAACATAGCGATATTCCCATTCTAATTGCTTCTGGCGCAGATTGGCGACTGGAGGAAACTTTATTATGGATTAGGAGGAAGGGGCTGCAGCCTGAACGGGATTGGAGAGTGGGTTTACCACTTGCTGAACAGCAATCTGTTGAACTGTTGCGAAATTCTTTAGGTATAGATAGGGTTTATAATTTACCGTGTCAGCAAGATCCATTTTTACAAAAAGGGAAGTTGGCAGATGTAATTGCTGAGCTGTTAGGGGACATTAAGGGCGAACGAAACGATGGAAAACGCCGTGGTTTTTTCTTAAGATAG
- a CDS encoding C40 family peptidase — MNKQQWIKKAIVIGMVTTMGLGTMMATGVGATKVEAATVSKGQSVVNFGKNYMGTPYKFGASTSTTKVFDCSSFMKHIFKKYNVSLPRTAAAQSKVGTSVSKANLRVGDLVFFSSGSRATGKNVTHVAVYAGNGKILHTYGKPGVTVSDLNSGTWKKTYLKARRVL, encoded by the coding sequence ATGAATAAACAACAATGGATAAAAAAAGCGATTGTCATAGGAATGGTTACTACGATGGGCTTAGGAACAATGATGGCAACAGGCGTAGGCGCAACTAAAGTCGAAGCCGCTACGGTGTCCAAAGGACAAAGCGTTGTCAATTTCGGGAAAAACTATATGGGAACTCCATACAAATTCGGAGCATCTACTTCTACTACTAAGGTTTTTGATTGCTCTTCATTTATGAAACATATCTTTAAAAAGTATAATGTATCATTACCCCGTACAGCTGCAGCTCAATCAAAAGTAGGAACTTCTGTTTCCAAAGCAAACCTTCGTGTGGGCGATCTTGTATTCTTCTCTAGCGGCAGCAGAGCAACTGGTAAAAATGTAACTCACGTAGCTGTTTACGCCGGAAACGGTAAAATTCTGCACACTTACGGTAAACCAGGTGTTACGGTTTCTGATCTTAATTCTGGTACATGGAAAAAGACTTATCTAAAGGCTCGCCGCGTACTGTAA
- a CDS encoding ThiF family adenylyltransferase, producing the protein MFHYAGREDRYSRQIRFAPFGTEGQQGLAKSKVLVVGAGALGTGIAETLVRCGVGHVLIVDRDYVEWSNLQRQQLYTEMDAQERAPKAIAAQNRLQQINSEVVIEAHVMDVRKEELEGLISGVDLIMDGTDNFDTRLIINDIAQKNNIPWIYGACVGSYGITYTILPGETPCLHCLLGTVPLGGDTCDTAGILPQAVQLVTANATAEALKLLGHRKDQLRNKLLTFDVWRNEHQEIGVKSAKKENCPSCGTHPIYPYLTALNTERSDVLCGRDTVQIRPARPQSLNLQETASRLSRLGDGEVESNPYLISFKEGPYRMVIFADGRALIHGTKDIAAARSFYHRYFG; encoded by the coding sequence ATGTTTCATTACGCCGGGCGAGAAGATCGATACTCACGACAGATACGTTTCGCGCCATTTGGTACTGAAGGACAGCAAGGGCTCGCAAAATCAAAAGTGCTTGTGGTTGGTGCGGGTGCGTTAGGTACAGGGATTGCAGAGACATTGGTCCGTTGTGGTGTTGGGCATGTCCTTATCGTTGATCGCGATTATGTAGAGTGGAGTAACCTGCAGCGGCAACAGCTGTATACCGAGATGGATGCACAGGAGCGAGCTCCGAAAGCCATAGCAGCCCAGAACAGACTGCAGCAGATTAATTCTGAGGTTGTCATAGAAGCGCATGTTATGGATGTGCGGAAGGAAGAACTGGAAGGACTCATCTCAGGGGTGGATCTGATTATGGATGGGACCGATAATTTCGATACACGTCTCATCATTAATGATATTGCCCAAAAGAATAATATCCCTTGGATTTATGGAGCTTGTGTAGGAAGCTATGGAATTACATATACGATTTTGCCTGGAGAAACGCCATGTCTTCATTGTCTTTTAGGTACAGTCCCACTAGGGGGAGATACCTGTGATACAGCGGGTATTCTTCCACAGGCCGTGCAATTGGTTACTGCAAATGCTACAGCTGAGGCGTTAAAGCTTCTCGGTCACCGTAAGGACCAATTAAGAAATAAACTGCTCACTTTCGATGTATGGCGTAATGAACATCAAGAAATTGGAGTGAAAAGTGCCAAAAAGGAGAATTGCCCTTCTTGTGGGACTCATCCGATCTACCCTTATCTAACAGCCTTGAATACGGAACGAAGTGATGTGCTTTGTGGTAGGGATACCGTACAAATCCGCCCTGCCCGGCCGCAGAGCCTTAACCTGCAGGAAACAGCCAGCCGCTTGTCTCGTTTAGGAGACGGTGAGGTAGAGAGCAATCCTTATCTAATTTCCTTTAAAGAAGGTCCTTACCGGATGGTGATCTTCGCAGATGGCCGGGCATTGATTCATGGGACGAAGGATATTGCCGCCGCCCGTAGCTTTTATCATCGATATTTCGGTTAA
- a CDS encoding thiamine diphosphokinase gives MPSKRVVIFAGGELSPDYFALLDEEDFIIGADRGALFLISHGYIPDIAVGDFDSVSPEAFQDIQSKSKKTITCDAVNKDLTDSEMALDIAMNQQPDSILLLGVTGTRIDHSLASIQMMTRALQRQINCYVMDSNNYVTLTGSQTVIEDLGYTYVSLLPLTPEVTGITLEGFQYPLNDATLKLGQSLGVSNKLISSTGTVRIRSGLLLIIQSKD, from the coding sequence ATGCCATCCAAACGTGTCGTTATTTTTGCCGGTGGAGAACTATCTCCGGATTATTTCGCTCTATTAGATGAAGAAGATTTTATTATCGGTGCGGACCGGGGTGCATTATTCCTAATCTCACATGGATATATACCAGATATTGCAGTAGGTGATTTTGATTCTGTATCGCCTGAAGCTTTTCAGGATATTCAATCCAAAAGTAAAAAAACCATCACTTGTGATGCCGTAAACAAGGATTTAACCGACAGTGAGATGGCGCTCGATATTGCGATGAATCAGCAACCTGATTCTATTTTACTATTAGGAGTTACAGGCACTCGAATTGACCACTCCTTAGCCAGCATTCAAATGATGACAAGGGCTCTGCAACGTCAAATCAATTGCTACGTCATGGATTCTAATAACTATGTGACACTTACCGGATCCCAAACAGTCATTGAAGATTTGGGCTACACCTATGTATCTTTGCTTCCATTAACTCCTGAAGTAACAGGGATTACATTAGAAGGATTTCAATATCCTTTGAATGACGCCACTTTAAAGCTAGGCCAATCTCTAGGTGTAAGCAACAAACTGATTTCCTCCACTGGAACAGTTAGAATACGTAGTGGATTATTGCTGATTATCCAGAGCAAAGACTAA
- a CDS encoding deoxyribonuclease IV gives MKPKPKIGAHVSIRGGYGRAARFAWESGATSFQYFPKNPRSLKLKTVDIRDTRDCALFCQEKGITSIAHTPYAINMAANRDDATPRKVYVDSLLNDLEIAEACGSLGIVVHFGHFAGMEPLQGYQNIIQCMNETLESWEGNAKLLIENQAGNHGTEGITLEELVKVRELSQFPEKIGFCLDTCHAFAAGIWNPEHTEDLLERGNQLGFWPHLVAVHLNDSMFPFGSRRDRHAGIGKGFIGEKGLESLITSDPLRKTSVVLETEKGPDGSHRNEIATVRSWFEAGG, from the coding sequence ATGAAGCCTAAACCCAAAATAGGGGCTCATGTCAGCATTCGTGGTGGATATGGGAGAGCTGCCCGATTTGCTTGGGAGAGCGGTGCAACAAGTTTTCAATATTTTCCGAAAAATCCGCGCAGTCTGAAGTTAAAGACGGTTGATATTCGAGATACAAGGGATTGTGCACTCTTTTGCCAAGAAAAAGGGATCACCTCTATCGCCCACACCCCTTATGCAATCAATATGGCTGCGAATAGGGATGACGCTACCCCTCGAAAGGTGTATGTAGACTCCCTTCTTAACGATCTGGAAATTGCTGAAGCCTGTGGTTCCTTAGGCATTGTTGTTCATTTTGGACATTTTGCTGGAATGGAGCCGTTACAAGGCTATCAAAATATTATACAATGTATGAATGAGACGCTGGAGTCCTGGGAAGGTAACGCCAAGCTGCTAATTGAGAATCAAGCGGGCAACCATGGTACCGAAGGGATTACACTTGAAGAATTGGTGAAGGTTCGTGAGCTTAGCCAGTTTCCCGAGAAGATTGGATTTTGTCTGGATACCTGTCATGCTTTTGCAGCAGGAATTTGGAATCCTGAACATACGGAAGACTTGCTTGAACGAGGAAACCAGCTTGGATTTTGGCCGCATCTTGTAGCTGTTCATCTTAATGATTCTATGTTTCCCTTTGGTTCAAGACGGGACCGGCATGCTGGAATAGGAAAAGGTTTTATCGGCGAAAAGGGTCTTGAAAGCTTAATAACTTCTGATCCATTACGTAAAACATCTGTTGTTTTGGAAACTGAAAAGGGTCCAGATGGCAGTCATCGGAATGAAATAGCTACTGTTCGCAGTTGGTTTGAAGCGGGGGGCTAG
- a CDS encoding ABC-F family ATP-binding cassette domain-containing protein has protein sequence MSLLTVEDVSHNFGDRTLFKNVSFRLLPGEHVGIVGANGVGKSTLMNILTGKLLKDNGKVEWTPRVRYGYLDQHTILTPGKTIRDVLKDAFLPLLELEQEMLKITEQMGDASPEELEVLLEQMGDIQEQLDIGDFYLIDVKVEEMANGLGLSVIGLDRDVASLSGGQRTKVLLAKLLLEKPNVLLLDEPTNYLDVEHIDWLTNYLKQYPYAFILISHDTEFMNKVVNVVYHLEFGKLTRYTANYEKFLDMAEMNKNQHIDAYEKQQDFIKKQEDFIQRNKARASTSGRAKSREKQLDRMDRIDRPEEAAKPTFKFKESRASGKTVFEGIDFEIGYDRPLLPQLNMVIERGEKIAIVGCNGVGKSTLLKTILGVIPTYSGKTYLGDYLNPAYFQQEVKAASLTPIEDVWNEFSSLTQNEVRGHLARCGLKNEHITRPLSMLSGGEQAKVRLCKLLMRESNWVLFDEPTNHLDVIAKAELKRALQEYKGTVLLVSHEPDFYEDWVTKIWDVEQWSAVQV, from the coding sequence ATGAGTTTACTTACTGTAGAAGACGTTTCCCACAATTTTGGGGATCGGACGTTGTTCAAGAACGTGTCTTTCCGGTTGTTACCAGGAGAACATGTTGGAATTGTTGGAGCAAATGGCGTTGGTAAATCGACGCTAATGAATATTTTGACAGGAAAGCTTTTGAAGGATAATGGTAAAGTAGAATGGACCCCTCGGGTGCGTTACGGTTATTTGGACCAACATACGATTCTTACACCAGGAAAAACGATTCGCGATGTTCTAAAGGACGCTTTTCTGCCACTGCTTGAGTTAGAGCAGGAAATGCTGAAGATCACAGAGCAGATGGGTGATGCTTCGCCTGAGGAACTAGAAGTACTATTGGAGCAGATGGGGGACATTCAGGAACAACTGGACATCGGAGATTTCTATCTGATTGATGTAAAAGTGGAGGAAATGGCAAATGGTTTAGGCCTGTCCGTGATTGGGCTTGATCGTGATGTAGCTTCTCTTAGCGGTGGTCAAAGAACCAAAGTACTGCTGGCAAAGCTTTTGCTTGAGAAACCCAATGTACTATTGCTTGATGAGCCTACCAACTATTTGGATGTTGAGCATATCGATTGGCTGACCAACTATTTGAAACAGTACCCATATGCATTTATATTGATTTCCCATGACACTGAGTTCATGAATAAAGTCGTTAATGTCGTTTATCACTTGGAGTTTGGTAAATTGACCCGTTACACGGCGAACTATGAGAAATTCCTTGATATGGCGGAGATGAACAAAAACCAGCATATCGATGCCTATGAGAAACAACAAGATTTTATCAAAAAACAAGAGGACTTCATCCAACGGAATAAAGCGCGTGCTTCAACCTCAGGCCGGGCAAAAAGCCGTGAGAAGCAGCTTGATCGTATGGACCGAATTGATCGTCCTGAAGAAGCTGCTAAGCCGACCTTTAAGTTTAAAGAGAGCCGGGCAAGCGGCAAAACCGTATTCGAAGGAATTGATTTCGAGATTGGTTATGATCGTCCGCTGCTGCCACAGCTAAATATGGTCATTGAACGTGGGGAGAAGATTGCTATTGTTGGCTGCAATGGTGTAGGTAAATCTACACTGCTGAAGACTATTCTGGGAGTGATCCCAACATACAGCGGCAAAACCTATCTTGGGGATTATCTGAACCCTGCATATTTCCAACAAGAAGTGAAAGCAGCTAGTCTTACGCCTATTGAGGATGTCTGGAATGAATTCTCCAGTTTAACTCAGAACGAAGTTCGTGGGCATCTGGCTCGCTGTGGTCTAAAAAATGAACATATTACACGTCCGCTTAGTATGCTGAGCGGTGGGGAGCAAGCGAAGGTGCGTCTTTGTAAGCTTTTGATGCGTGAAAGCAACTGGGTACTATTCGATGAACCTACCAATCACCTTGACGTTATTGCTAAAGCAGAGCTGAAGCGCGCTTTGCAAGAATATAAAGGCACAGTCCTGCTTGTATCCCATGAACCTGATTTCTATGAAGATTGGGTTACGAAAATTTGGGATGTTGAGCAGTGGTCAGCTGTACAAGTATAG